A genomic segment from Biomphalaria glabrata chromosome 16, xgBioGlab47.1, whole genome shotgun sequence encodes:
- the LOC106077260 gene encoding uncharacterized protein LOC106077260 isoform X6: MDAQSVKENASSLKSIIRSRRNSSTDIFYNIHNYSEILTTNTYSVYTPLYHSKLQPTLAFRGFMRKDYDQFTFGLELIPSIEAPRQIVVKWSLCIWHALKCEYLQLGLSRFNSKRSDTIVSKIEDVNESVENDSLLLKWNIEVITNDERAQNTEETDDKTESLNDVYFENAIDTLISNLHTATRTSNDDVLSLKNVQQGLAQCAQQQQKVDAKLNEFQKQTIAISDRLTCLLDRMDVYTTGDHLTLCHCCSEEESVIGRTCVHKCKESTHECNDPINKLERFPSLQNLNDTLSQGLSPQSTTDVIRFERQQEVNRKNNAQTQTLSEGLIAIKDEDNLKYFEENKRLRKEIGSKIERNY; the protein is encoded by the exons ATGGATGCGCAAAGTGTCAAGGAAAACGCTTCAAGTTTAAAAAGCATCATTCGAAGCAGGAGGAACTCAAGCACAGACATTTTCTACAACATACACAACTATTCAGAAATACTTACAACCAACACATACTCTGTCTACACACCACTATACCATTCTAAACTACAACCAACTCTTGCATTTAGAGGCTTTATGAGAAAAGACTATGATCAGTTCACCTTTGGATTGGAACTAATTCCTTCTATTGAGGCACCAAGACAGATCGTTGTAAAGTGGTCACTTTGTATATGGCACGCtctcaaatgtgaatatttacaGTTAGGTCTATCAAGGTTTAACTCTAAACGTTCAGACACAATAGTATCAAAGATTGAAGATGTCAATGAATCGGTTGAGAACGATTCTCTGTTGTTAAAATGGAATATAGAAGTGATAACAAATGATGAACGAGCGCAGAACACAGAAGAAACTGATGATAAAACAGAATCATTGAATGATGTGTATTTTGAAAATGCGATAGATACTTTAATTTCAAACTTACACACTGCGACTAGAACTAGCAACGACGATGTTTTATCACTGAAGAATGTGCAGCAAGGTCTCGCTCAATGTGCTCAACAGCAGCAAAAAGTGGATGCAAAATTAAACGAGTTTCAAAAGCAAACGATTGCTATTAGCGACAGGCTGACATGTTTGTTGGATAGAATGGACGTTTATACAACCGGAGATCATCTTACGCTTTGTCATTGTTGTTCAGAAGAAGAGAGTGTAATTGGTCGTACATGTGTACACAAATGTAAAGAATCAACCCATGAATGTAATGACCCTATAAACAAG CTAGAAAGATTTCCATCACTTCAAAATCTGAACGATAC CTTATCCCAAGGACTATCTCCGCAATCGACTACTGACGTGATACGCTTTGAGAGGCAGCAAGAAGTTAATCGGAAGAACAATGCTCAGACGCAGACCCTTAGTGAAGGATTAATAGCTATAAAAG aCGAAGACAACCTAAAGTACTTTGAGGAAAATAAGAGACTTCGAAAAGAAATTGGTAG caaaattgaaagaaatTATTGA
- the LOC106077260 gene encoding uncharacterized protein LOC106077260 isoform X2, with translation MDAQSVKENASSLKSIIRSRRNSSTDIFYNIHNYSEILTTNTYSVYTPLYHSKLQPTLAFRGFMRKDYDQFTFGLELIPSIEAPRQIVVKWSLCIWHALKCEYLQLGLSRFNSKRSDTIVSKIEDVNESVENDSLLLKWNIEVITNDERAQNTEETDDKTESLNDVYFENAIDTLISNLHTATRTSNDDVLSLKNVQQGLAQCAQQQQKVDAKLNEFQKQTIAISDRLTCLLDRMDVYTTGDHLTLCHCCSEEESVIGRTCVHKCKESTHECNDPINKLERFPSLQNLNDTLSQGLSPQSTTDVIRFERQQEVNRKNNAQTQTLSEGLIAIKDEDNLKYFEENKRLRKEIAKLKEIIDDKDKQIDAMKYDEDILQDLLEAKEKEIERLYSSGIDYSIETIDDNEITIKLLEQTSVVYGKPEDSEPKVSTGKGRLSLVEPIVN, from the exons ATGGATGCGCAAAGTGTCAAGGAAAACGCTTCAAGTTTAAAAAGCATCATTCGAAGCAGGAGGAACTCAAGCACAGACATTTTCTACAACATACACAACTATTCAGAAATACTTACAACCAACACATACTCTGTCTACACACCACTATACCATTCTAAACTACAACCAACTCTTGCATTTAGAGGCTTTATGAGAAAAGACTATGATCAGTTCACCTTTGGATTGGAACTAATTCCTTCTATTGAGGCACCAAGACAGATCGTTGTAAAGTGGTCACTTTGTATATGGCACGCtctcaaatgtgaatatttacaGTTAGGTCTATCAAGGTTTAACTCTAAACGTTCAGACACAATAGTATCAAAGATTGAAGATGTCAATGAATCGGTTGAGAACGATTCTCTGTTGTTAAAATGGAATATAGAAGTGATAACAAATGATGAACGAGCGCAGAACACAGAAGAAACTGATGATAAAACAGAATCATTGAATGATGTGTATTTTGAAAATGCGATAGATACTTTAATTTCAAACTTACACACTGCGACTAGAACTAGCAACGACGATGTTTTATCACTGAAGAATGTGCAGCAAGGTCTCGCTCAATGTGCTCAACAGCAGCAAAAAGTGGATGCAAAATTAAACGAGTTTCAAAAGCAAACGATTGCTATTAGCGACAGGCTGACATGTTTGTTGGATAGAATGGACGTTTATACAACCGGAGATCATCTTACGCTTTGTCATTGTTGTTCAGAAGAAGAGAGTGTAATTGGTCGTACATGTGTACACAAATGTAAAGAATCAACCCATGAATGTAATGACCCTATAAACAAG CTAGAAAGATTTCCATCACTTCAAAATCTGAACGATAC CTTATCCCAAGGACTATCTCCGCAATCGACTACTGACGTGATACGCTTTGAGAGGCAGCAAGAAGTTAATCGGAAGAACAATGCTCAGACGCAGACCCTTAGTGAAGGATTAATAGCTATAAAAG aCGAAGACAACCTAAAGTACTTTGAGGAAAATAAGAGACTTCGAAAAGAAATTG caaaattgaaagaaatTATTGACGACAAGGATAAACAAATAGATGCCATGAAATACGATGAAG ATATCTTGCAAGATCTTCTAgaagcaaaagaaaaagaaatagaaagactaTATAGTTCAG gcattGATTACAGCATAGAAACTATCGATGA CAATGAAATAACAATCAAGCTTTTGGAACAAACAAG cgTTGTATATGGAAAGCCTGAAGACTCTGAACCAAAAGTCAG caCCGGAAAAGGGAGACTTAGTCTTGTGGAACCGATTGTCAATTAA
- the LOC106077260 gene encoding uncharacterized protein LOC106077260 isoform X3: protein MDAQSVKENASSLKSIIRSRRNSSTDIFYNIHNYSEILTTNTYSVYTPLYHSKLQPTLAFRGFMRKDYDQFTFGLELIPSIEAPRQIVVKWSLCIWHALKCEYLQLGLSRFNSKRSDTIVSKIEDVNESVENDSLLLKWNIEVITNDERAQNTEETDDKTESLNDVYFENAIDTLISNLHTATRTSNDDVLSLKNVQQGLAQCAQQQQKVDAKLNEFQKQTIAISDRLTCLLDRMDVYTTGDHLTLCHCCSEEESVIGRTCVHKCKESTHECNDPINKLERFPSLQNLNDTLSQGLSPQSTTDVIRFERQQEVNRKNNAQTQTLSEGLIAIKDEDNLKYFEENKRLRKEIAKLKEIIDDKDKQIDAMKYDEDILQDLLEAKEKEIERLYSSGIDYSIETIDDNEITIKLLEQTSVVYGKPEDSEPKVRYKK from the exons ATGGATGCGCAAAGTGTCAAGGAAAACGCTTCAAGTTTAAAAAGCATCATTCGAAGCAGGAGGAACTCAAGCACAGACATTTTCTACAACATACACAACTATTCAGAAATACTTACAACCAACACATACTCTGTCTACACACCACTATACCATTCTAAACTACAACCAACTCTTGCATTTAGAGGCTTTATGAGAAAAGACTATGATCAGTTCACCTTTGGATTGGAACTAATTCCTTCTATTGAGGCACCAAGACAGATCGTTGTAAAGTGGTCACTTTGTATATGGCACGCtctcaaatgtgaatatttacaGTTAGGTCTATCAAGGTTTAACTCTAAACGTTCAGACACAATAGTATCAAAGATTGAAGATGTCAATGAATCGGTTGAGAACGATTCTCTGTTGTTAAAATGGAATATAGAAGTGATAACAAATGATGAACGAGCGCAGAACACAGAAGAAACTGATGATAAAACAGAATCATTGAATGATGTGTATTTTGAAAATGCGATAGATACTTTAATTTCAAACTTACACACTGCGACTAGAACTAGCAACGACGATGTTTTATCACTGAAGAATGTGCAGCAAGGTCTCGCTCAATGTGCTCAACAGCAGCAAAAAGTGGATGCAAAATTAAACGAGTTTCAAAAGCAAACGATTGCTATTAGCGACAGGCTGACATGTTTGTTGGATAGAATGGACGTTTATACAACCGGAGATCATCTTACGCTTTGTCATTGTTGTTCAGAAGAAGAGAGTGTAATTGGTCGTACATGTGTACACAAATGTAAAGAATCAACCCATGAATGTAATGACCCTATAAACAAG CTAGAAAGATTTCCATCACTTCAAAATCTGAACGATAC CTTATCCCAAGGACTATCTCCGCAATCGACTACTGACGTGATACGCTTTGAGAGGCAGCAAGAAGTTAATCGGAAGAACAATGCTCAGACGCAGACCCTTAGTGAAGGATTAATAGCTATAAAAG aCGAAGACAACCTAAAGTACTTTGAGGAAAATAAGAGACTTCGAAAAGAAATTG caaaattgaaagaaatTATTGACGACAAGGATAAACAAATAGATGCCATGAAATACGATGAAG ATATCTTGCAAGATCTTCTAgaagcaaaagaaaaagaaatagaaagactaTATAGTTCAG gcattGATTACAGCATAGAAACTATCGATGA CAATGAAATAACAATCAAGCTTTTGGAACAAACAAG cgTTGTATATGGAAAGCCTGAAGACTCTGAACCAAAAGTCAG gtacaagaaataa
- the LOC106077260 gene encoding uncharacterized protein LOC106077260 isoform X5: protein MDAQSVKENASSLKSIIRSRRNSSTDIFYNIHNYSEILTTNTYSVYTPLYHSKLQPTLAFRGFMRKDYDQFTFGLELIPSIEAPRQIVVKWSLCIWHALKCEYLQLGLSRFNSKRSDTIVSKIEDVNESVENDSLLLKWNIEVITNDERAQNTEETDDKTESLNDVYFENAIDTLISNLHTATRTSNDDVLSLKNVQQGLAQCAQQQQKVDAKLNEFQKQTIAISDRLTCLLDRMDVYTTGDHLTLCHCCSEEESVIGRTCVHKCKESTHECNDPINKLERFPSLQNLNDTLSQGLSPQSTTDVIRFERQQEVNRKNNAQTQTLSEGLIAIKDEDNLKYFEENKRLRKEIAKLKEIIDDKDKQIDAMKYDEDILQDLLEAKEKEIERLYSSAMK, encoded by the exons ATGGATGCGCAAAGTGTCAAGGAAAACGCTTCAAGTTTAAAAAGCATCATTCGAAGCAGGAGGAACTCAAGCACAGACATTTTCTACAACATACACAACTATTCAGAAATACTTACAACCAACACATACTCTGTCTACACACCACTATACCATTCTAAACTACAACCAACTCTTGCATTTAGAGGCTTTATGAGAAAAGACTATGATCAGTTCACCTTTGGATTGGAACTAATTCCTTCTATTGAGGCACCAAGACAGATCGTTGTAAAGTGGTCACTTTGTATATGGCACGCtctcaaatgtgaatatttacaGTTAGGTCTATCAAGGTTTAACTCTAAACGTTCAGACACAATAGTATCAAAGATTGAAGATGTCAATGAATCGGTTGAGAACGATTCTCTGTTGTTAAAATGGAATATAGAAGTGATAACAAATGATGAACGAGCGCAGAACACAGAAGAAACTGATGATAAAACAGAATCATTGAATGATGTGTATTTTGAAAATGCGATAGATACTTTAATTTCAAACTTACACACTGCGACTAGAACTAGCAACGACGATGTTTTATCACTGAAGAATGTGCAGCAAGGTCTCGCTCAATGTGCTCAACAGCAGCAAAAAGTGGATGCAAAATTAAACGAGTTTCAAAAGCAAACGATTGCTATTAGCGACAGGCTGACATGTTTGTTGGATAGAATGGACGTTTATACAACCGGAGATCATCTTACGCTTTGTCATTGTTGTTCAGAAGAAGAGAGTGTAATTGGTCGTACATGTGTACACAAATGTAAAGAATCAACCCATGAATGTAATGACCCTATAAACAAG CTAGAAAGATTTCCATCACTTCAAAATCTGAACGATAC CTTATCCCAAGGACTATCTCCGCAATCGACTACTGACGTGATACGCTTTGAGAGGCAGCAAGAAGTTAATCGGAAGAACAATGCTCAGACGCAGACCCTTAGTGAAGGATTAATAGCTATAAAAG aCGAAGACAACCTAAAGTACTTTGAGGAAAATAAGAGACTTCGAAAAGAAATTG caaaattgaaagaaatTATTGACGACAAGGATAAACAAATAGATGCCATGAAATACGATGAAG ATATCTTGCAAGATCTTCTAgaagcaaaagaaaaagaaatagaaagactaTATAGTTCAG CAATGAAATAA
- the LOC106077260 gene encoding uncharacterized protein LOC106077260 isoform X4 codes for MDAQSVKENASSLKSIIRSRRNSSTDIFYNIHNYSEILTTNTYSVYTPLYHSKLQPTLAFRGFMRKDYDQFTFGLELIPSIEAPRQIVVKWSLCIWHALKCEYLQLGLSRFNSKRSDTIVSKIEDVNESVENDSLLLKWNIEVITNDERAQNTEETDDKTESLNDVYFENAIDTLISNLHTATRTSNDDVLSLKNVQQGLAQCAQQQQKVDAKLNEFQKQTIAISDRLTCLLDRMDVYTTGDHLTLCHCCSEEESVIGRTCVHKCKESTHECNDPINKLERFPSLQNLNDTLSQGLSPQSTTDVIRFERQQEVNRKNNAQTQTLSEGLIAIKDEDNLKYFEENKRLRKEIAKLKEIIDDKDKQIDAMKYDEDILQDLLEAKEKEIERLYSSALYMESLKTLNQKSAPEKGDLVLWNRLSINQNESK; via the exons ATGGATGCGCAAAGTGTCAAGGAAAACGCTTCAAGTTTAAAAAGCATCATTCGAAGCAGGAGGAACTCAAGCACAGACATTTTCTACAACATACACAACTATTCAGAAATACTTACAACCAACACATACTCTGTCTACACACCACTATACCATTCTAAACTACAACCAACTCTTGCATTTAGAGGCTTTATGAGAAAAGACTATGATCAGTTCACCTTTGGATTGGAACTAATTCCTTCTATTGAGGCACCAAGACAGATCGTTGTAAAGTGGTCACTTTGTATATGGCACGCtctcaaatgtgaatatttacaGTTAGGTCTATCAAGGTTTAACTCTAAACGTTCAGACACAATAGTATCAAAGATTGAAGATGTCAATGAATCGGTTGAGAACGATTCTCTGTTGTTAAAATGGAATATAGAAGTGATAACAAATGATGAACGAGCGCAGAACACAGAAGAAACTGATGATAAAACAGAATCATTGAATGATGTGTATTTTGAAAATGCGATAGATACTTTAATTTCAAACTTACACACTGCGACTAGAACTAGCAACGACGATGTTTTATCACTGAAGAATGTGCAGCAAGGTCTCGCTCAATGTGCTCAACAGCAGCAAAAAGTGGATGCAAAATTAAACGAGTTTCAAAAGCAAACGATTGCTATTAGCGACAGGCTGACATGTTTGTTGGATAGAATGGACGTTTATACAACCGGAGATCATCTTACGCTTTGTCATTGTTGTTCAGAAGAAGAGAGTGTAATTGGTCGTACATGTGTACACAAATGTAAAGAATCAACCCATGAATGTAATGACCCTATAAACAAG CTAGAAAGATTTCCATCACTTCAAAATCTGAACGATAC CTTATCCCAAGGACTATCTCCGCAATCGACTACTGACGTGATACGCTTTGAGAGGCAGCAAGAAGTTAATCGGAAGAACAATGCTCAGACGCAGACCCTTAGTGAAGGATTAATAGCTATAAAAG aCGAAGACAACCTAAAGTACTTTGAGGAAAATAAGAGACTTCGAAAAGAAATTG caaaattgaaagaaatTATTGACGACAAGGATAAACAAATAGATGCCATGAAATACGATGAAG ATATCTTGCAAGATCTTCTAgaagcaaaagaaaaagaaatagaaagactaTATAGTTCAG cgTTGTATATGGAAAGCCTGAAGACTCTGAACCAAAAGTCAG caCCGGAAAAGGGAGACTTAGTCTTGTGGAACCGATTGTCAATTAATCAAAATGAGAGTAAATGA
- the LOC106077260 gene encoding uncharacterized protein LOC106077260 isoform X1 — MDTDLHRLHEYAQLIKDAKSGKTKTQLDIFYNEANFAELFGDDDCIRRTPRYTANTKPALSFRGVILKHGETLTIKLEILPLTTETVCSKVMWSFNVYNRDTDNFEHLGTAEICISSQKCASEIDIQSKIMKKYVHEHFVDLLFKWNVEVTCLFLTESNVHHSASDDIVGYEVPIGNTLDEVIKFLSCEKQNEGETKMTLQSILADIGDCRKKQTNNEDRLQTIERFLFDINCRLSELLQKQDKKQKEDFCQIKKKAAHLEPVKVGQHRNKNILFIGSDLQFIRAFVWQKFRKETFGQNSALNKLQRIVWESEGIDLYVGGVSGSSCRQEILDLMTFCKYFTQEDFHGCIIVVSSAADINIVNMFHDTFLKRKCFLLLLDESQYDCLCGRVKEIIYFHWCRPTFDLLKNSFHHLQAKKFNFDTGIVSPLFHDLKQDQTPWNEQKELHRKLKLVSSFLEATKGTANVENRIEPLTLQTMSLLEHCDRI; from the exons ATGGATACAGATCTACATCGACTCCATGAATATGCTCAACTAATTAAGGACGCTAAAAGTGGTAAAACAAAGACTCAACTAGACATATTTTACAATGAAGCGAACTTTGCTGAACTGTTCGGTGATGATGACTGTATCAGGCGCACACCACGGTATACAGCAAACACCAAACCGGCCTTATCATTTAGAGGTGTAATACTTAAACATGGAGAGACATTAACAATAAAACTAGAAATTCTTCCCCTAACTACAGAGACCGTCTGCTCTAAGGTGATGTGGTCATTTAATGTTTACAACAGAGATACAGACAATTTTGAACATTTGGGCACTGCAGAAATCTGTATTAGTTCTCAAAAATGTGCTTCTGAAATTGACATTCAATCGAAAATCATGAAAAAATATGTGCATGAACATtttgtagatctattatttaaatGGAATGTTGAGGTCACGTGTTTATTTCTTACCGAATCGAACGTACACCATTCCGCTAGCGATGACATTGTTGGCTATGAAGTTCCCATTGGTAACACTTTGGATGAAGTAATAAAGTTTTTATCTTGCGAAAAACAAAACGAAGGCGAAACAAAAATGACACTGCAATCAATTTTAGCAGACATTGGGGATTGcagaaaaaagcaaacaaataaTGAAGACAGACTTCAGACAATAGAACGATTCCTCTTTGATATAAATTGCAGACTTTCGGAATTGTtacaaaaacaagacaagaaaCAAAAGGAGGATTTCTGTCAG ATAAAAAAGAAGGCAGCCCATCTTGAACCTGTGAAAGTAGGCCA gcACCGAAACAAAAACATCCTGTTTATTGGCAGCGACCTTCAATTTATCCGTGCATTTGTATGGCAAAAATTTAGAAAGGAAACTTTCGGGCAGAACTCAGCGCTCAACAAGCTACAGCGAATTGTATGGGAATCAGAAGGCATCGATTTGTATGTAGGTGGCGTTTCCGGTTCTTCTTGTAGGCAGGAAATATTGGATCTGATGacattttgtaaatactttacGCAAGAAGATTTTCACGGATGCATTATAGTTGTAAGCTCAGCAGCTGACATAAACATAGTGAACATGTTTCATGATACTTTCTTAAAGCGAAAATGTTTCTTACTATTATTGGATGAATCTCAATACGATTGCTTGTGTGGTCGGGTTAAAGAAATTATATATTTCCATTGGTGTCGACCAACATTTGACTTACTTAAAAACAGTTTTCACCACTTGCAAGCTAAAAAATTTAACTTCGATACAGGCATCGTAAGCCCTCTGTTTCATGATCTGAAACAAGATCAAACTCCTTGGAATGAACAGAAGGAACTAcacagaaaattaaaattagtcTCTTCTTTTCTTGAAGCAACGAAAGGCACTGCTAACGTTGAAAATAGAATCGAACCCTTAACGTTACAGACAATGTCACTGCTAGAGCATTGCGACAGAATTTAA
- the LOC129923378 gene encoding uncharacterized protein LOC129923378, which translates to MAQGGDDFKTSMQNIKVCAEGLRKEAIFKANYSRIDNVEEKFQNYLEEVTAKSIFNEMYFCRIRMKFYGDKMMFFYLEVSENGQEKAIWPVKITWKVEIIDENNAENTKKVLVLGELSSLYNKPKEGLASHSNDWISVSLEKIISSGLISENSVTVKWSALVEPILMDNFLYRFEKLVKSAEDKIDFFHKHLQEVKHDVSWASSSTTDHECGVSKINSELPDVNQKLDELLERLKLMDSYLKSFSNNNGLISSLNTT; encoded by the coding sequence ATGGCTCAAGGAGGAgatgattttaaaacatctatGCAGAATATTAAAGTCTGTGCAGAAGGTTTAAGAAAAGAAGcaatttttaaagcaaattactcacgtATAGACAATGTGGAAGAAAAATTTCAGAATTATTTAGAAGAGGTCACGGCAAAATCCATTTTCAATGAAATGTATTTCTGTCGCATCCGAATGAAATTTTATGGAGACAAAATGATGTTTTTCTATTTGGAGGTTTCAGAAAATGGACAAGAGAAAGCCATTTGGCCAGTAAAGATTACATGGAAGGTTGAAATTATTGACGAGAACAATGCCGagaacacaaaaaaagttttagttctaggagaattatcttctctttataACAAACCCAAAGAAGGTTTAGCATCACATTCAAACGATTGGATCTCTGTCAGTCTAGAGAAAATTATATCGTCTGGGTTAATTTCGGAGAATTCTGTGACTGTTAAATGGTCAGCTCTTGTAGAGCCCATTTTAATGGATAACTTTCTGTACAGATTTGAGAAGCTGGTTAAAAGTGCCGAggataaaattgattttttccaTAAACATCTTCAAGAAGTGAAACATGACGTGTCGTGGGCCTCGTCTTCAACTACAGATCACGAATGTGGAGTCTCAAAGATAAATAGTGAGTTACCAGATGTGAATCAGAAGTTGGATGAACTTTTGGAAAGGTTGAAGCTTATGGACAGttatttaaagtctttttcTAACAACAACGGATTAATCTCCAGTCTCAATACCACCTAG
- the LOC106069871 gene encoding uncharacterized protein LOC106069871, translating into MDPSQNSLKASLKSLLTELESIKNKPTNKQVYIQRISDVEGKFHRFHEEVTPKPVLSELYTCVGRMRFYDEMLAIYFEILDNDKVQRLWPAKATWKVELVDDDDNSVDPFPLGEASCLFNKPRQGFTSHPTDWISIRYNDIRQSRLIGADNSITIKWTVLVEPVLQNIYLEEFEQLLINAERYFDFFNGGEISQIKESLAEIKNKSEEHERKISDLQNLLPEIQEKLNVIENKQDSIDGQFKTIICKLKQN; encoded by the coding sequence atggatccttcacaaaattcgttGAAAGCGTCTTTAAAGTCTCTACTAACTGAACTAGAAAGCATTAAGAATAAGCCAACGAACAAGCAAGTATATATTCAACGAATCAGTGACGTGGAAGGGAAATTTCACAGATTTCACGAGGAAGTGACACCCAAACCTGTCTTAAGTGAACTGTACACTTGTGTTGGGAGAATGAGATTTTATGATGAAATGTTAGctatttactttgaaattttagACAATGACAAAGTGCAGCGTTTATGGCCTGCTAAAGCGACATGGAAAGTGGAACtggttgatgatgatgataacaGCGTTGACCCATTTCCTTTAGGTGAAGCCAGTTGTCTATTTAACAAACCAAGACAAGGATTCACTTCACACCCCACTGACTGGATTTCCATTAGGTACAACGACATCCGACAATCAAGACTCATTGGTGCAGATAATTCAATAACAATTAAATGGACAGTGCTAGTTGAACCAGTgctgcaaaatatttatttggaaGAATTTGAACAGCTTTTAATCAACGCTGAACGatattttgacttttttaatGGCGGAGAAATTAGTCAAATCAAGGAAAGTTTGGCtgagataaaaaataaaagtgaagaACATGAGCGAAAAATTTCCGATTTGCAAAATCTCTTACCGGAAATTCAAGAAAAACTGAACGTCATAGAAAATAAACAGGACTCCATAGATGGtcaatttaaaactattatttgtaagctgaaacaaaactaa